From Bombus vancouverensis nearcticus chromosome 15, iyBomVanc1_principal, whole genome shotgun sequence, the proteins below share one genomic window:
- the LOC117157157 gene encoding putative tubulin polyglutamylase TTLL9: MSKNVRPSHESEENASPREKRNSTARRRQNEDDKVIRFRCDFPSTQVRVMLARGWTQVIEPNDQNWHLWWCEINDVRQALDLKLASYQKIPHFRNHYELTRKNYLYRNLKRYKKLLLKSNKIDEAELCDGMPLTFELPNDYRLFAEEYHKQPGSTWIVKPAGRSQGKGIFLFRKLKDLSEWRSKEFGQQVEIPPVETFIVQKYVENPYLLAGRKFDLRIYTLVTSFCPLKVWLAREGFARLSGELFDLENIDDSRVHLTNMAIQLKIHDDDDKKGELKRGCKWALMKVREYLTARHGAAAVEALFQQIAGVIMASLLAVQSVIMQGKNSFELYGYDILLDEDLTPWLLEVNASPALTGTDSEDYRLKFDLLDDTLNVLDFEGRFTGRETRIGGFDLLWNDGPVWTYCPNPSVCGEPSTDLKKLNIFLGARNDRVEQLRQLRQCLEEKRNKVQSDRVGMRR; encoded by the exons ATGTCCAAGAACGTAAGACCAAGCCACGAGAGCGAAGAGAACGCATCACCACGAGAAAAAAGGAATTCGACCGCGAGAAGGAGGCAGAACGAGGACGACAAGGTCATCAGGTTCCGCTGCGACTTCCCTTCGACGCAGGTTAGGGTGATGCTGGCCAGAGGATGGACGCAG GTAATAGAGCCCAACGATCAGAACTGGCACCTTTGGTGGTGCGAGATCAACGACGTTCGCCAGGCTTTGGACCTGAAGCTCGCTTCTTATCAAAAGATCCCACACTTCCGGAATCATTACGAATTGACACGGAAGAATTACTTATACAGAAACTTGAAACGATACAAGAAATTGTTACTCAAGTCGAATAAGATAGACGAAGCTGAACTTTGTGATGGTATGCCGCTGACGTTCGAACTACCAAACGATTATAGGCTATTCGCGGAGGAGTATCACAAGCAACCTGGTTCCACGTGGATCGTGAAACCTGCAGGAAGATCGCAGGGCAAAG GTATCTTCCTGTTCAGGAAGCTGAAGGACCTATCGGAGTGGCGTAGCAAAGAATTTGGCCAGCAAGTGGAAATACCACCGGTGGAGACTTTCATCGTGCAGAAATACGTGGAGAATCCTTACCTCCTGGCAG GCAGAAAATTCGATCTACGTATCTACACCCTGGTAACCTCATTTTGCCCTCTGAAAGTTTGGCTGGCTAGAGAGGGTTTCGCACGGCTGTCGGGTGAGCTCTTCGATCTGGAGAACATAGATGACAGCAGGGTGCATCTCACTAATATGGCGATACAGCTGAAGATACACGATGATGACGATAAGAAGGGGGAATTGAAAAGAGGGTGCAAATGGGCGTTGATGAAGGTTAGAGAGTATTTGACCGCAAGACACGGGGCGGCTGCGGTGGAAGCTCTGTTCCAACAAATCGCCG GCGTGATAATGGCCAGCTTGCTGGCGGTGCAGTCGGTGATCATGCAGGGGAAGAACTCGTTCGAGCTGTACGGTTACGATATACTTCTCGACGAGGATCTGACGCCGTGGTTGCTCGAGGTGAACGCCTCGCCAGCGCTGACCGGCACGGACAGCGAGGATTATCGGCTCAAGTTCGATCTCCTCGACGACACGCTCAACGTGCTCGACTTCGAGGGCCGTTTCACCGGCAGAGAAACCAGAATCGGTGGTTTCGATCTACTGTGGAACGATGGTCCGGTGTGGACTTACTGTCCCAATCCATCTGTTTGCGGCGAGCCATCGACCGATCTTAAGAAACTGAATATTTTCCTTGGAGCACGGAATGATAGAGTCGAACAGCTGCGCCAACTCAGACAGTGTTTAGAAGAGAAAAGGAACAAGGTGCAGAGCGATCGTGTCGGGATGCGTCGATGA